In Gemmatimonadaceae bacterium, the genomic stretch AAGGTCGGGACGCCGGTCGCGAACGACCGGAAGTTGCAGCTGGGCTGGATGGTCGAGCGGACGTGCAGCACGCGGGTGGTGGTGTTCACGCTGTCGACGACGAGTTTCGCGAACAGCAGGGTGCCACCGGTGCCCTGGTTCAGGCAGAAGTCCGAGTTGCTGCGCACGAAGACGAGCTGGCCCTGCGAGACGACGACGGCGGTGTCCACGGTGTACCCGGTCTCCGGGGCACGGTCGGCCTGGGCGTAGGCGCCCGACGAGGCCTGCAACGCCACCCGCGGCGGCGTGACGACGGTCCCGGGCGGCGGGACGGCGATCGTCCGGGCGGGATAGACGGTGATCCGGCCGGCGGCGTCGACATCGAAGCCGAGGTCGAACGTGGCGCCGACGGAGTCCAGCCGGTACCGCGTGAACTGGCCGATGCGCCAGAGTGCCCGGGCGGTGGGCGGGGTCCCGGTCAGCGCCGAGATCGCGAAGCTGTCGGTGACGGTCTGGAAGGGCGCCTTGACGGCGAAGGGATCCCCGCAGGCGGCGGCGACGGTGGCGCACAGCGTCAGCGCCAGGAACAGCGTCGCGCGGGAGAGGCGGGGCATGCAGGGTTGGATGCGGGGTGACACGGCAGGGTGCGAAGGGTAGAATACCGGCTCGGGCGAGGCTGTTCAAGCGATTGCGGCGCCGATAGTTGGACCAATTCCTCCTTCCCTACACCATCCCGATGGCAAGTATCCGTGATCTGGTGGATGCCGTGCGGCGCCGCGATGGCGTCGAGGCGGCGATCGTCCTGGGGCGCGACGGCCTCCTCGTCGATGGTGACACCGTCTCGTACCTGGACGGCGAACAGGTCGCTGCGCACTCGCCGGCGGTGTTCTCGGCCGCCGACGCGTTGGGCAAGGCGGCGCGTGCCGGCCAGCTCCAGACCGCCGTGCTCGAGTTCCCCGGCACCATCGCCATCATCTCGGCGATGAGCGAGGACGCCCTGCTGGTCGTGCTCGCCCGCCCCACGGCGGCCCTGCCGATCCTCCTCGGTGACCTGCGCCGGCTGCGCCAGCACATCGCCTCGCTGGCCTGATACCTCGGGGCCACGGGGAGCGTCCCTGCAGCAACTGTCTCCCTCACACACACATGTCGCTCTGGACCGTCATTCTTGCCGGTGGCGTCGGGTCACGATTCTGGCCCATCAGCACGCCCGCCCTTCCGAAGCAGCTCCTGCCGCTGGTCACGGGCCAGCCCATGCTGCGCGACGCGGTGGATCGCCTGCTGCCCCTGGTGCCCGGCGAGCGCATGCTGATCCTCACGAATGCCACGCTGGAGCCGGCGATCACGGCGCTGCTGCCGGAGGTGCCGGCCGCGAACGTGATCTGCGAACCCCGTCCCGCCGGCACCGCCGCCGCGCTGGCCTGGGCGGCCCGCGTCATCGCCGAGCGCGATCCGGCGGCGATCATGCTGAGCGTGCACGCCGACTGGGCCATCGGTGATCCGGAGGGCTTCCGCGCTGCCCTGCTGCGCGCCGCGAACGTGGCGGAGGCGAACGACGCCCTGGTGACCGTCGGCGTGACGCCCACGCGCCCTGACCCCGGCTTCGGGTACATCGAGCCCGGCGAGCGGGCGGGCCAGGTGGCGTATCGCGTGTCGCGTTTCCTCGAGAAGCCGGACCGCGTGCGCGCGCGCGAGCTGATCGCCGCCGGCTGCCTCTGGAACTCCGGTATCTTCGTCTGGCGCGCCACCCGCTTCCTTGCCGAGGTCGAGACGCACTGCCCGGAGGTGTCCCGCGCCAGCGGTGAGCGCACGCTCGAGGGGTTCTTCGGCGCGGTGCAGTCGATCAGCGTGGACGTCGGGGTGCTGGAGCGGAGCGACCGCGTGTTCGTGGTGCCGGGCGCGTTCGGGTGGGACGATGTCGGCACGTGGGCCGCGCTCCGGCGCGTGCGGCCGGGCGACGCGGCCGGCAACGCGCTCCACGGCGACGTGACCCCGGTGATGTCGTCCGGCAACGTGGTGCACGCCGACCACCAGAGCGTTGTGCTGTACGGGGTCTCCGACCTCGTGGTGGTGGCGATCGACGGCCTTACCGTCGTGACGACGCAGGAGCACGCCGCCGACCTGAAGACGCTGATCGACGCCCTTCCGGCCCGCCTGCGGTCACGCGAGTGACCAGGCTGGTCCTGCTCGACCACGCGGCGGGTGCGCCCGAGGCGGACCTGCTCGCGCCGGTGAGCACCGCGCGGCCGCTGGCGGAGGTTCGCGCCGGCGCGTGCCTGGTGCGTGAGCGATGGGCGGCTGCCCTTGGCGTGCCGGTGAGCGGCACGGTGGCGGCGCGGCGACTCGCCGGCTTCGACGAGCCCGGGGCGGCGCCGGTGCTGGCCGACGACACGGTGCTGGCCGCGGGAACGATCGTCGCGCTGAGT encodes the following:
- a CDS encoding roadblock/LC7 domain-containing protein, whose protein sequence is MASIRDLVDAVRRRDGVEAAIVLGRDGLLVDGDTVSYLDGEQVAAHSPAVFSAADALGKAARAGQLQTAVLEFPGTIAIISAMSEDALLVVLARPTAALPILLGDLRRLRQHIASLA
- a CDS encoding mannose-1-phosphate guanylyltransferase, with product MSLWTVILAGGVGSRFWPISTPALPKQLLPLVTGQPMLRDAVDRLLPLVPGERMLILTNATLEPAITALLPEVPAANVICEPRPAGTAAALAWAARVIAERDPAAIMLSVHADWAIGDPEGFRAALLRAANVAEANDALVTVGVTPTRPDPGFGYIEPGERAGQVAYRVSRFLEKPDRVRARELIAAGCLWNSGIFVWRATRFLAEVETHCPEVSRASGERTLEGFFGAVQSISVDVGVLERSDRVFVVPGAFGWDDVGTWAALRRVRPGDAAGNALHGDVTPVMSSGNVVHADHQSVVLYGVSDLVVVAIDGLTVVTTQEHAADLKTLIDALPARLRSRE